In Rhodamnia argentea isolate NSW1041297 chromosome 4, ASM2092103v1, whole genome shotgun sequence, the following proteins share a genomic window:
- the LOC115749200 gene encoding probable polyol transporter 6 produces the protein MQDSLKHLYDPLVPESDPVFSEEDLTSPKKTVRFQERRAAAEEGGGRRKPRLNRYALGGAVLASTNSILLGYDIGVMSGAVLFIRESLMITPAQVEILVGSLNVVSLIGSLASGRTSDLIGRRYTIVLAASTFLIGALLMGLAPSFTFLMAGRVVAGIGVGYALVIGPVYAAEISPAMTRGFLSSLPEVFINVGILLGYVSNYALSGLPVDISWRLMLGLAGVPAIAIGAGVMTMPESPRWLVMEGRFEEAKRVLIKTSEDEAEAELRLNQMKSNIGVDGSTGPVSARWHGQGVWKELLWRPTRPVRRILIAAIGLNFFMQASGNDAVVYFSPEVFQDAGISDNQQLLGVTIIMGLAKTFFAFVSALFLDHFGRRPLLMLGSTGMAVSLAGLGLGSKFLERSGSKPTWAITLCVVAVCADVSFFSIGLGPITWVYSSEIFPTRLRAQGTSLAIAVNRVVSGVVAMSFLSISREITFGGMFFVLAGIMGFATVFFYFFLPETKGKSLEEIWALFEKEDTVSSHKIEIEQA, from the exons ATGCAGGATTCACTCAAACACTTGTACGATCCTCTTGTTCCCGAGTCAGACCCTGTTTTTTCTGAAGAGGATCTCACGAGCCCAAAGAAAACAGTCCGGTTCCAAGAGCGTAGAGCGGCGGCGGAGGAAGGTGGTGGTCGCCGGAAGCCTCGCCTGAACAGATATGCTCTGGGTGGTGCCGTCTTGGCCTCCACCAACTCTATCTTGCTGGGCTACG ATATTGGGGTGATGAGTGGAGCAGTGCTATTCATCAGAGAGAGCCTCATGATCACACCAGCCCAGGTTGAGATCTTGGTGGGTTCGCTCAATGTGGTCTCGCTGATTGGATCTCTCGCCTCTGGCCGGACGTCCGATTTGATCGGCCGGCGGTACACAATAGTCCTTGCCGCCTCCACTTTCCTAATCGGTGCGCTTCTGATGGGCCTTGCTCCATCCTTCACGTTTCTAATGGCTGGGAGGGTGGTTGCAGGCATCGGTGTAGGGTACGCCCTCGTGATTGGCCCAGTCTATGCTGCCGAGATCTCTCCAGCGATGACCCGGGGATTCCTATCTTCATTGCCTGAAGTCTTTATCAATGTTGGGATTTTACTTGGTTATGTATCCAACTACGCCTTATCGGGCCTACCAGTTGACATAAGTTGGAGGCTCATGCTCGGGTTAGCTGGGGTGCCCGCCATCGCAATCGGGGCAGGCGTCATGACGATGCCGGAGTCACCGAGGTGGCTGGTCATGGAGGGCAGATTCGAAGAGGCAAAGAGGGTGCTGATCAAGACATCAGAAGATGAGGCAGAAGCTGAATTGAGGCTCAATCAGATGAAGAGCAACATAGGAGTTGATGGTTCCACGGGCCCTGTTTCAGCCCGGTGGCACGGGCAGGGCGTCTGGAAGGAGCTCCTCTGGAGGCCCACGAGGCCCGTCCGCCGGATTCTCATAGCGGCCATCGGACTTAACTTCTTCATGCAGGCGTCGGGGAACGACGCCGTCGTGTACTTTAGTCCAGAAGTCTTCCAAGATGCCGGGATTAGCGACAACCAACAGCTGTTAGGGGTGACTATCATCATGGGACTTGCCAAGACATTCTTTGCCTTTGTTTCCGCTCTTTTCTTGGACCATTTTGGTAGGAGGCCTCTCTTGATGTTGGGCTCGACTGGGATGGCAGTCTCCCTTgcgggcctgggcctgggctcGAAGTTCCTCGAGCGATCCGGGAGCAAGCCGACGTGGGCCATCACTCTGTGCGTGGTGGCCGTCTGCGCGGATGTCTCGTTCTTTTCGATAGGGCTCGGGCCCATCACTTGGGTCTACTCGTCCGAGATATTCCCGACGAGGCTGCGGGCCCAGGGCACAAGCCTGGCCATAGCGGTGAACCGGGTGGTGAGCGGCGTGGTGGCGATGTCATTTCTGAGCATTTCGAGGGAGATAACGTTCGGGGGCATGTTCTTTGTGCTTGCGGGAATCATGGGGTTTGCGACCgtgttcttttatttcttcttgcCCGAGACCAAAGGCAAGAGCTTGGAAGAGATTTGGGCTCTTTTTGAGAAGGAAGACACTGTAAGCTCTCACAAAATTGAGATTGAGCAAGCGTAG
- the LOC115749201 gene encoding probable polyol transporter 6: MDDPKAPTSAASDPKKPPGANKYVLRCTILASMNSILLGYDIGVMSGSVVLIKEYLGITYVQVQFLVGILNVCSLIGSLASGKTSDLIGRRYTVVVAAATFLIGALLMGLAPSYPYLVAGRVVAGIGVGYSLMIAPLYTAEIAPASVRGMLTSLPEFFIVAGILLGYVCNYALAGLPERFNWRLMLGMAGVPAVGLGSSVIFMPESPRWLVMKGRIEEAKRVLLKTSRDEEEAESRLQEINQAALDDANLASSKGRSGHAVWREFLHPSPALRRILITAIGMNFFMQASGNDAVIIYTPEVFRAAGIHNKKKLFGINVIMGCTKAAFVMVSALFLDRFGRRPLLLLGSVGMACSLAALGLGSTFLEHAGSKPVWAMVVSIVAVCADVSFFSIGLGPITWVYSSEVFPLRLRAQGTALAISVNRLMSGAVSMSFLSVSNRITFGGTFFVLCGVMVVASLFFYCFLPETKGKTLEEMGALFEDKREEGDEPKAKEMTQL; the protein is encoded by the exons ATGGACGACCCAAAAGCGCCAACTTCCGCCGCTTCTGATCCCAAGAAGCCGCCCGGGGCGAACAAGTACGTTCTGCGCTGCACCATCTTGGCCTCCATGAACTCAATCCTCTTGGGCTACG ACATCGGGGTGATGAGCGGCTCCGTGGTCTTGATCAAAGAGTACCTCGGAATCACGTACGTCCAAGTCCAATTCCTCGTGGGCATACTCAACGTCTGCTCCCTGATCGGCTCTCTAGCCTCCGGCAAGACCTCCGACCTCATCGGGCGGCGCTACACCGTCGTCGTCGCCGCGGCCACCTTCCTGATCGGCGCCCTGTTGATGGGCCTTGCCCCGTCGTACCCATACCTTGTGGCGGGACGGGTCGTGGCCGGCATTGGGGTGGGGTACTCCCTCATGATCGCGCCGCTCTACACGGCCGAGATTGCCCCGGCCTCGGTGAGGGGGATGCTCACATCCCTCCCGGAGTTCTTCATCGTGGCCGGGATCTTGCTCGGGTACGTCTGCAATTACGCCCTCGCTGGCCTTCCCGAGCGGTTCAACTGGAGGCTAATGCTTGGGATGGCCGGGGTACCAGCGGTCGGCCTCGGGTCAAGCGTCATTTTCATGCCCGAATCGCCTCGGTGGCTCGTCATGAAAGGCAGGATTGAGGAGGCAAAGAGGGTGTTGCTAAAGACTTCAAGGGATGAGGAAGAGGCTGAATCAAGACTCCAGGAGATCAACCAAGCTGCTCTTGATGATGCCAATTTGGCCTCTTCAAAAGGTCGGAGCGGGCATGCGGTATGGAGGGAATTCCTCCATCCCTCGCCCGCCCTCCGCCGGATCCTCATCACCGCGATCGGGATGAACTTCTTCATGCAAGCCTCCGGGAACGACGCCGTGATCATTTACACCCCCGAAGTGTTCCGAGCCGCCGGGATCCACAACAAGAAGAAGCTGTTCGGCATCAACGTGATCATGGGCTGCACCAAGGCCGCCTTCGTGATGGTCTCCGCCCTGTTCTTGGACCGGTTTGGGAGGCGCCCGCTCCTGCTACTGGGCTCGGTGGGGATGGCCTGCTCCCTGgcggccctgggcctgggctcGACATTCCTCGAGCACGCGGGGAGCAAGCCGGTCTGGGCCATGGTGGTGAGCATCGTGGCGGTGTGCGCGGACGTCTCCTTCTTCTCAATCGGGCTCGGGCCCATCACCTGGGTGTACTCGTCGGAGGTGTTCCCGCTCCGGCTGCGGGCACAGGGCACGGCCCTGGCGATCTCAGTGAACCGGCTGATGAGCGGGGCGGTGTCCATGTCGTTCCTGAGCGTCAGCAACCGGATAACGTTCGGGGGCACGTTCTTCGTGCTCTGCGGGGTGATGGTGGTGGCGAGCCTGTTCTTCTACTGCTTCTTGCCGGAGACGAAGGGCAAGACATTGGAAGAGATGGGTGCTCTGTTCGAGGACAAGAGGGAGGAAGGTGATGAGCCTAAGGCAAAGGAGATGACACAGTTGTAG